In the genome of Myxocyprinus asiaticus isolate MX2 ecotype Aquarium Trade chromosome 45, UBuf_Myxa_2, whole genome shotgun sequence, the window GAAAtcttcaagtccctcgccagcatccaccaagcacAACACCAGGCCCTAATGGAGCTGATGAAGGAGCAGGAGAAGCGTTTTGAGGTGCCCCAACAGGCCCACGTGGAGGACTGGCAGTTGTTGCAGAacgtgctgccccaggagggggCTTCAGCTGCAACCCCAGCAGCAGCAGGACCCCATGTGACGCTCGCTAAGATGACACCACAGGATGACCCGGAGGCTTTCCTGGAGCTCTTCGAGCACACAGCCAGAACCCTGAAGTGGGCAGTCCATCTGCTACTGCTGCTGTCttgggaagcccaactcgcggcaCAAAAACTCCTGGTTGCCAACCTCCTGGAGTATTCCgatttgaagaaagccatcctgcaatgggtcagCCACAGTCCGGAACAACACCACCAGTGTTTCCCcacactggggggggggggtggcgtaGTAAGGGGTATGTGGGCactgggggtatgtggtgatgggagTGTGGCCcagcgatgtctgtggagagagaggccaTGAGAGACGGAACGGTAAGTATTGACACCTgtaggaaatcacctctaacagctgttttgtatttgcagtgagagtggagaaggATAAAAAGGCCAATCCAGACTGCTGggagggagagagtgagagacgcacgaagctgtgtgtgtgtgtgtgtgtgcatgcatgcatgctgtCATAAAAAGTACTGAAAAGTGTGATAATAAAACTTACATTggactgttcacctggcccccgcttcctccttcaaagaGAGTTAAAGGACCTTGTCACACTAAGGTATCTTAAAATCAAACCCAATCCAATTTTTTTGCAATGGGTCATATTGTTATCTTCCCTTCTGAAAATATCCTCCAACAATAAAGCTAAAAGAACATCCCttatcataaaaatatttattttcttcttttttatatgTGTCCCACCTGTATGTTTATGTTCTGTAACATGTCTTCTATtaagcaaacaaataaacaaacaaacaaacaaaaaaataaacaaacataatataataataataataacaatcctGGTTCCGCCACTGTAAGAGGTTGCTTGCTATTTTTTTTCCAAAgtgaaatgtattgtttttttttattttcattttttattgctGTAATAAGTACAACAAGACAGCAAAACAGTCAAATTTAGAACAATAACagctaaaataaattaaaaaacatacaaaaataaaaaaacatcaaaagagAGATATTGACTGTTTTAAGTGTACGAAGTAAGTATAGAAGGCAATATACAGCATACACAAGGTAgcctatataataatatttaaaaagattcAGGGCTTTAAAGATATTCACACTCTTTCTggctttgctgttttttttttttttttttaattctgttaatGTATCAAATTAATgacctaattctattttaaaatgtgtaaaatttacatttatgaatgacAAATGTTCCACTGCTGCTTACCATGATATTTGTCGAATAGCCTCATCTAGTGGTCAATATTAGAAAAGCACCACGGTTGCGTTTTTGCCTTTGAAATGTGAATATCTCTCATCCAtaggcaataaaaaaataaaataaaaaaaatatatatatatatatatatatatatatatatatatatatatatatattttcccttcatgtaaaatgtattttaatgtcagAGCCGTGCCATGTAGACTATCAGAAAAATAATTTCCTTGATCATTTACCAACATTTAGTCCTTCTATAAGACAATATTTTACTACAATGTAGTTTCATGTTTAGGATAAGGTGAAGCAAGTCAGTTCAAACACCCTATGATATAATCTCTTCATCAAACTTTgagtgcttatatatatatacacacctgcgaaactaacgggagcgttgcagttttgtttccttaaacgtcatcttccgaatatctggcaatggaatgcatttatggtcggtgatcggagatatcaagtagaaatatcccacatcaggtttgaatggaacgcagcattagtgCACAAGCTTTTTTCAAATCTGTGCTGACGTGTCGCACCTCCCCGCGTACCGGATGTCATCACTCCCGTTCTGACGTCACCCCCAAATCGCCCGATTCAACGCGCGAGTGTGACGCTCTGACCGGGGAAGTGCAACATTTCGACGTGTATATTCCCCACGCCGTGCTTCCGGTTAAGCAAAGCGTGATCAGCCGTGCTCAGTGTCTCTTCCCTTCTTTGGCTCACAGTAGAGGCATCTCATAGGACTCTGCCGGCTcctttacctctctctctctctcttccctccccGATCGGAATAATCATCCAGCGGACATGGCCTCTGCAGTACCGGCACAGGTTCAGTCCAACCAGACTTCAGCTCCGCAGCTGCAGAGAGGAATAGTGAAGATGGTAGGAGAAGTGTTGGGCTGGGGGTGAAACGGCATGGCAGACCGGCTAATTCTCTAATGCTCGTTGGGGAATAAGTGATTGCAAAGCTGTCAGAAAAGTTCACACCTTTTATGTCACGCATGCATTATGCATCGTATTGATTTCCCTCTGATTCTCTGTAGTTTTGAACGCTTCTTTCAGTTGTTTCTACAGTCTGCAAAGGTGAAAGAAGTTCAGCACTCTTCTGCTGTGATCCAGATGGCCAATTATGCAACATTATATCTAATACTTCCTTAGACATTTGCTTGCTTTCTTTTGCTTTTGTAGTAACTGACACCAAACATTGCAGAATACTTGTCGctaaatctaaatattttgcaactTGAGCCCAATATTTGCGCAGAGGCACAGATTTAATAACAAACTCATGGTAGATTCCTAAACAGCTAGCCCTTTCCCTGCAGGCTGagcgtaaaaaaaaaagcagatctAGAGTTTCATCCACACTGATATCAACAGATTTGTGCGTTGTGTTAGCTTTTTACTGTCGCGTTTAACGGACTGGCTGATCTTATGTATTAGTCGGTGTCTCCCTGCGTCAGGAGGTTGTTACTACATTTTCTAGATCAATCAAAGTTCAGATTTGTTCTGATAGTTTCGTGTGTGAGGTCTCGTGCGCAGTGGCAGATCCGACGTGGCGCCCCCCTTAACTCCCCCCTcccaacaaatttttttttttttacaggactgtgcttttacacaaaatatataaaagggttagttcacccaaaaataaaattctgaaattctatcatcatttaatcaccctcatgacatcccagatgtgtatgacattctttcttctgctgaacacaaatgaaacatttttagaagaatgtctcagctttgtaggtccatacaatgcaagtgaatgttggttagaactttgaagctacaaaaatcacataaaggcagcataaaagtagtccataagactccagtggttaaatccatgtctttagaagtgatctgataggtgtgggtgagaaacagataaatatttaagtaaattttttactctaaatctccgcTTTCACATCTTAAAGTCGCATGTGATGCCTgttagtttcactttcagatcttaaagtgtaagtggagatttagagtaaaaagggattatcgatctatttctcacccacacctatcatatcacttctaaagacatggatttaaccactggagtcttatggattacttttatgctgcctttatgtgctttttggagcttcaaggttctggccaccattcacttgcattgtatggacctacagagctgaaatattcttctaaaaatcctcatttgcattctgcaaaagaaagaaagccatgtttctggaatggcatgagggtgagtaaatgatgaattttaatttttgggtataactagacaatgaatatagaaatgaagtaactatatatatatatatatatatatatatatatatatattcaaaacttaaattgcacaattaaattagagagtcaataaataaagaaaatggcagaatacttacagtttgctgcttgtgctattacaTGTAATTCCTAATTTTAAATTGaaccctcccctcctagttttcattgatgtaaatcatcaatgactttgtcaaatctgcccagcaatcacatggttgatacttattttctcaagaccactgagtcgatcctgtgtcatggtgtaactatactgttgatcatggttctcttatgtttgttcagaatgtaagaatgcattatgaacatctataaACCTAACCATTTGGAGCCTTTTAGGCTGAGTAGCCTAtcaggaacaactcggggcacctttctcccatcgcgatcttaTGAGCTCTGTGCAGGGGTGATCGATCAGGTACCCTGTCGTGCCACCCCAGAGAGCATTGCTGCCCTAGGcacctgcctatatcgcctatgccaggatccactACTGCTCGTGCGTGTAGTGGTCAGTTTCATGCAAGCACTCGTGAATATACAGTGTTTTAGAACGTAGGTCTTTGGCCCACCAAGACTTCATCGAGAGACCCACATCAACAATGTGATGTAGCTTTCAAGTAAAAGATACAATAGGATTGGCGTTGTTTATTAAACCTATTAGTCTGtgaaatgacaatattttatgttttttatagtCTCCTAGACCTGCAAGTGTTTTTGGATAAAACACTtacaaaactttaccatggtaaCCTTAGTTTCTGAGGAACTGCCATCGCTACTATAATCATCGTGGTTATTACAAAAAACTATGGTAACTTGGTATTGGCCACTACTGtcaaaagaaaatgacagaaagctCCTTGCACTGTTTGAAGGAAatctattcatttttttaatggttttacagTAGTTAGTGGTTGTGGTGGAAAATCAAGGAGAAATATCATGGCCACTTTTTATGTAGCTTTTTATTTTGCTTCAATGTGaaataacacttaaaaaaaaaaaaaaaaaaccctgcagaAGTACTTTCCCCATCTTAATCAACTCCTGGATAAACCAGAGTATTGGTGGATTTGGGAAATTCAGGGATATTTTCTGACCCAGACTGTGGTGACGGAAGCCTGAATAACCTTCCAAACAGTCAGTAATTATAAAGGCAGGCCCTCTGATTTCAGAGCTTCTCTAGAGGAAGGAATGAACACTTCCCTGACTCGAACCACGTGTGTGCTTATACAGTTACTGAAGTTGGTTTGTAATATCCGAAGTAAAGTCACATtctattcagattttttttttctgtcccaAAGTCTCTATGCTGTCTGTTTCTGTCCTGAAGATTCttttctgttttaaatattctgtcctgTTCTGAAGATTCCTTCGTTCCAAAGATTACTTCCTTACCTACATATTCTATCCTGTTGTGAGGATTTGTcctgttttaaagattttatccTGTTCTGAAGATTCTGTCCTGTTCTGAAGATTCTGTGCTGTTCTGATGATTCTGTGACTAACCTTTGTTTGCCATGTGAATAGCCTAGTTACTGACATGGtgttaaaactaaataaacaaacaaatctgaAGATTCTGCGCTGTTCTGAAAATTCTGCGCTGTTCTAAAGATTCTGTGACTAACCTTTGTTTGCTATGTGAATAGCCTAGTTGCTGACATGgcgttaaaactaaataaataaacaaacaaacaaatctgaaGATTCTGCGCTGTTCTAAAGATTCTGTGCTGTTCTAATGATTTTATCCTGTTCTGAAGATTCTGTGCTTTTCTGAAGATTATGTTCTGTTCTAAAGATTCAAAGCTGTTCTAAAGATTCTGTTCTAAAGATTCTGTGCTGTTCTGAAGATTCTGTGCTGTTCTAAAGAGTCTGTTCTGTTCTAAAGATTCTGTGTTCTAAAGAGTCTGTGCTGTTCTAAAGATTCTGTGCTGTTCTGATGATTCTGTGACTAACCTTTGTTTGCCATGTGAATAGCCTAGTTCCTGACATGGtgttaaaactaaataaacaaacaaacaaatctgaaGATTTTGCGCTGTTCTGAAGATTTTGCGCTGTTCTGAAGATTTTGCGCTGTTCTGAAGATTCTGTGCTGTTCTGAAGATTCTGTGACTAACCTTTGTTTGCCATGTGAATAGCCTATTTGCTGACATGGCattaaaactaaacaaacaaacaaatctgaaGATTCTGTGTTCTAAAGATTCTGTGTTGTTCTAAAGATTCTGTGCTGTTCTAaagtttctgttctgttctaaaGACTCTGTGCTGTTCTGATGATTCTGTGACTAACCTTTGTTTGCCATGTGAATAGCCTAGTTGCTGACATGGtgttaaaactaaataaacaaacaaacaaatctgaaGATTCTGTGCTGTTCTAAAGATTTTGTTCTGTTCTGAAGATTCTCTGCTTTTCTGAAGATTATGTGCTGTTCTGAAGATTCTGTGCTGTTCTAaagattctgttctgttctgaagATTCTCTGCTTTTCTGaagattctgttctgttctgaagATTCTGCGCTGTTCTGAAGATTCTGTGACTAACCTTTGTTTGCTATGTGAATAGCCTAGTTGCTGACATGGcgttaaaactaaataaacaaacaaacaaatctgaaGATTCTGCGCTGTTCTAAAGATTCTGTGCTGTTCTGAAGATTCTGTGCTGTTCTGAAGATTCTGTGCTGTTCTAATGATTTTATGCTGTTCTGAAGATTCTGTGCTGTTCTAATGATTTTATCCTGTTCTAATGATTTTATGCTGTTCTGAAGATTCTGTGCTGTTCTAATGATTTTATCTTGTTCTGAAGATTCTGTGACTAACCTTTGTTTGCCATGTGAATAGCCTATTTGCTTACATGGCattaaaactaaacaaacaaatctgaagattctgttctgttctaaagattctgttctgttctgaagATTCTGTGCTTTTCTGaagattctgttctgttctaaagTTTCTGTGCTGTTCTGAAGGTTCTGTGACTAACCTTTGTTTGCCATGTGAATAGCCTAGTTGCTGACATGgcattaaaactaaataaacaaacaaacaaatctgaaGATTCTGTGCTGTTCTAAAGATTCTGTGTTCTAAAGATTCTGTGACTAACCTTTGTTTGCCATGTGAATAGCCTAGTTCCTGACATGGtgttaaaactaaataaacaaacaaacaaatctgaaGATTCAGTTCTGTTCTGAAGATTATGTGCTGTTCTAAAGATTCTGTGCTGTTCTAAAGATTCTCTGCTTTTCTGAAGATTCTGCACTGTTCTGAAGATTCTGTGACTAACCTTTGTTTGCCATATGAATAGCCTAGTTGCTGACATGGtgttaaaactaaataaacaaacaaacaaatctgaaGATTCTGTGCTGTTCTAaagattctgttctgttctgaagATTTTATCCTGTTCTAAAGATTCTGTGCTTTTCTGAAGATTCTGTGACTAAACATTGTTTGCCATGTGAGTAGCCTAGTTGCTGACATGgtgttaaaactaaataaataaacaaacaaacaaatctgaaGATTCTGCCCTGTTCTGAAGATTCTGTGCTGTTCTGCAGATTTTATCCTGTTCTAAAGATTCTGTGACTAACCTTTGTTTGCCATGTGAATAGCCTAGTTGCTGACATGgcattaaaactaaataaacaaacaaacaaatctgaaGATTCTGCGCTGTTCTAAAGATTTTATCCTGTTCTGAAGATTCTGTTATTTTCTGAAGATTCTGTGACTAACCTTTTTTTGCCATGTGAATAGCTGAGTTGCTGACATGGcgttaaaatgaaataaacagaCAAATCTGAAGATTCTGCGCTGTTCTGAAGATTCTATCATGTTCTAAATATTCTGTGCTGTTCTAAAGATTTTATCCTGTTCTGAAGATTCTGTGCTGTTCTAAAGATTCTATTCTTATAAGATTCTGCCCTGTTTTGAAGATAATTTCCTTTCCTAAAGATTCTATtctgttttaaagattttgtccTGTTCTAAAGATTTTTATCCTTTCCTTAAGATTCTGTCTTGTTCTGAAGATTCTactagggatgcacgatatattgG includes:
- the LOC127434841 gene encoding uncharacterized protein LOC127434841; this encodes MRLFDKYHGGSGGQVNSPIHRWATLPSPHTPSAHIPLTTPPPPPSVGKHWWCCSGLWLTHCRMAFFKSEYSRRLATRSFCAASWASQDSSSSRWTAHFRVLAVCSKSSRKASGSSCGVILASVTWGPAAAGVAAEAPSWGSTFCNNCQSSTWACWGTSKRFSCSFISSIRAWCCAWWMLARDLKISSSGEDIMAAYSSSIPGFSTTVTRFINSV